CATAGCTTAAACATCTGGTTGGAGAGGTCATAAAAGTATATTGATTTGCTACATTGCAGAAATATACTTAAACAGTTCTCTATGGTAAAATCTCTTCCCTACAGCTCTAGCTAACTGACCAAGAATGTATGTGCAGAAAGAAGCTCATAAGATCAATATGTACAGATAATGAAAAAAAATTGTTCATGAAGACCACACTACTAAAAAGGCAAAATTGCCAGACAGAAACTGTAGTAAAATCAAATCTCAGTCTCCGTAAATTGAAAACAACACAATGCACAATGGTATGTAAATTGAAGATAACTGGAGAACTATAGTAGTAAAATGATGTTGATAATGAAGCAGTTTCGACATGGACAGAATTAAACAGTACTCCGATAAATTTCTAATATCTACTACATAGTGTTCTAGAAAATGAAGGAGTATTTGCTAAACCTGAAGGTCAATAATCATCTCACGGTGAAACTTCATTATTTATCTGTGCCACAAAATAGTTTCCTGCATATCGCAACTGCAGCATATAAAATACTAGCAAGCATAAAGGGAGATTCAGAGCTGCTTGTCCGTACACATATCTGGCCTCTGCGATTCTGGTTTATATTGGCTCTAAGATCCACCTTGGAATTCCATCCAATAGAAAACTGTGCAAAACTGTTCAACACATAACACAATTCATTTCTCAAACATACCATTGAAAGACAAAGTAACGACTGAATCTGTCCAATCGGATAATCATGTTCCCTCCGCTGGATATTGAAATTGGCTCCATATACTACATCCTCTTGAGATTGGATCATGCCGGCATTAGCAGCCAAAGAGTACTGCCTACCGAGGGTAATCTGATCCTCAAGCTTCAAACCAGTGACAAACTTTTCATTTATGTGTGTGATGGTTATACCAGCCGTTGTCTTATTCTTCTTGAAATTTTTTAGCTTAGTTTCACCTCTTATGATGTAAGCAGTCTGGCCTTCTATATTTTTTATGTCAAAGCCTGCCAaacttgatcctttctccccaTGTTTTGTTGCAATGGAAGATACCAAGTTGATGGTGAACTCTTTCTTATCTGCACTGATCTGAACCTCTATTTCGGCAGGAAATTTACTGGAAGTGGCAATTCTCTTTAAAAGATTGACCCCGTCATAGCCACGGCCATGATCCCAACCGATAGTATCCTGAGTGGGCCTTGCTAGAAAATGGGAAGTTGGCTCCACAAACCTATCCTGGTATGCTTGTTCATCACCATCGGGGGAAGGTGGGGGTAATGGGAAAGATCCATCATCAGTGGGGTCTTCGTCAGTGTTACCATAATCATCTGTGGAATCCATGCCTTCAATCTTTGCTGCTTTCATTCTTTTTAACTCCTCTTTCCATTGCTTCTTCTGAAGAAGCTTTACACGGTAATCGTACTCCTCAAAGTATGCTTTTCTCTGCTCCTTGCTCAACATAGAAAGTCGAGTTTTCTTGAGAGGCTTGAATGGTGGAAGCTGATCATATTCATAGTCATCCTCTTCATATTCATCTTTGTCTGAATCAGATAACTCCTCCAAGTCAATATCAGCATCACAATTATAATGACCATGTCCAAAGGACAGTATTTTTTGGTGCACGTGAGACTGCAGAGTCGAAGACAACAGCGACAAAGACGGCAGTGAGCGCCTAAAATACCTATCGAGTAGACTACGATAGTTGAATGATTCTTGAGGCTCTGAGATAGAGTTTGCTTCAATTAAAATTTTAGTGGAGTAGCACAGCATCATTAACTGTTGCTTCCAGATTTGACCATTAGGGAGCACCTTTTGTCCTTCTCTATTTTTCCGACATGAGAAGTGGTTCTCAACAAGACAAACCTGATTCATCGAATTTGGGACAGCTTTTCTAATAGATTTCAACAGAACTTTCGATCGTTGACTAATAAACGCATCATAACTTAGAGGAAACCCATAAGGTCCTTCTGGAGGTGCAGAAGCTGCATGAGTAAGAGTTACTATGGCAGTTTGCAGAAAAGAAGATCCGAGAGAAGTATCAATTGTCTGCAGCAAATGCAAGTCATCGAGATCTCCGGTTTGAGCATCCAGGCGATCCACGTACAGTACAGAATCAAGGGGTGTTTTCTTAGTGATTTTTTTTACAGAAGACAAGACACTACAGTTGAAAGACTGTTCTGCCGCAGAAGACTTAAGTCCAGGCGTGTCAAAGACCCGGATTTTAACTCCATGCACCACACCTGTAATTTCTTTCACAGAAGATGTTGCAGGTTGAAATGCGTCGATTCGTACTTTCTCTTCCCCAAATATCGAATTTATAGTTGCACTCTTACCAACTCCTGATTTTCCAAGTACAAGGATATTCAAGGAGAAGTCAATGTCCTCCTTCGCATCTTCTTCAAGCTGAAGAGCTGTTCGCTTTGCAGTATCAAGGCCAAAAAGTGGACAGCTTTGCCTACCCCCGATAAGTCCCAGACGGTATAAAACCCGGGCTACTAGGGGTTCATCTGCGGATAGGCCTAATCTCTTAACAAGTCTCAAGTATTTCACCGTGATTGATTGTAACTTCTCCAACTTCCTCTTTTCCTCCTGACTCAAGTTGTTTACAGATTCTTCAACACCAGATAAACTGGAAGGCCTAAAAATATTGAAGCTATTAGGTCTTGCAGCAGGCTGAAAAGACTGCTGGGAAAAAATAAGCCTAAACAAATCTTGCGAAGTTAATGTCATACTGCCTCCTGAATCAACACCTACTGCTGCTTTCAATAAATCTGTTTTAACTGatgaatcaaataaaaccttgccctctttcttttcttcttcttcttcttcatcagaatcaaCTCCATCTGATTCCGTCATAGATCTTCCGAATGTCATACCATTTGTCCCCCGTTCTAAACCCAAACCTTTAATATGACTTACTGCATTCATGACAACTTTCATTCCATTTTCCTCTTCAGTTGGCTTCCTTTCAGTTAGATTTAG
This sequence is a window from Apium graveolens cultivar Ventura chromosome 9, ASM990537v1, whole genome shotgun sequence. Protein-coding genes within it:
- the LOC141687465 gene encoding translocase of chloroplast 101, chloroplastic-like, with the translated sequence MESEEIAAKSSLSCEKAPGSFSVENSDTNAVKDLNFLNVNDSSGSSSNGSGFFSFSSDDNGVVSSEEGFETASEKPILESTDIETVDGDSYETFVGFSMSRKDEFVEFGDDVVGEIDKGGVLEGGLVGEKLVGGFEAFLGEGSGETFVGVSQFLKVIKDVVREDREDSEDDVEKLGDSCEAFCGEDLSLNLNGSADGVGQDDNVIEYKGDSVCVLSEDFSLVPKEGFVGKETEIVLKGDNVMEDDMIRALNGKDSDRDIVEKYGIEQISADIVQGIEGSFEVACKGDSVVEAMKVDLLCAGMEEAGSVKSDFELYIVEVTKTDDKIRQLNEGNLEQSNPADNVNVDMLEPGVAIVCNVVVNEEADGCVGNIQDYGRKKVTQAQGGEIGTEAILENHIDKEVVLTCNSISDNANEFLDSVDQTETVANSPFKVEEDKETDDAFIQPKETYDDNLSVRDEIVGNSMLEKLLTHESSELNLTERKPTEEENGMKVVMNAVSHIKGLGLERGTNGMTFGRSMTESDGVDSDEEEEEEKKEGKVLFDSSVKTDLLKAAVGVDSGGSMTLTSQDLFRLIFSQQSFQPAARPNSFNIFRPSSLSGVEESVNNLSQEEKRKLEKLQSITVKYLRLVKRLGLSADEPLVARVLYRLGLIGGRQSCPLFGLDTAKRTALQLEEDAKEDIDFSLNILVLGKSGVGKSATINSIFGEEKVRIDAFQPATSSVKEITGVVHGVKIRVFDTPGLKSSAAEQSFNCSVLSSVKKITKKTPLDSVLYVDRLDAQTGDLDDLHLLQTIDTSLGSSFLQTAIVTLTHAASAPPEGPYGFPLSYDAFISQRSKVLLKSIRKAVPNSMNQVCLVENHFSCRKNREGQKVLPNGQIWKQQLMMLCYSTKILIEANSISEPQESFNYRSLLDRYFRRSLPSLSLLSSTLQSHVHQKILSFGHGHYNCDADIDLEELSDSDKDEYEEDDYEYDQLPPFKPLKKTRLSMLSKEQRKAYFEEYDYRVKLLQKKQWKEELKRMKAAKIEGMDSTDDYGNTDEDPTDDGSFPLPPPSPDGDEQAYQDRFVEPTSHFLARPTQDTIGWDHGRGYDGVNLLKRIATSSKFPAEIEVQISADKKEFTINLVSSIATKHGEKGSSLAGFDIKNIEGQTAYIIRGETKLKNFKKNKTTAGITITHINEKFVTGLKLEDQITLGRQYSLAANAGMIQSQEDVVYGANFNIQRREHDYPIGQIQSLLCLSMVCLRNELCYVLNSFAQFSIGWNSKVDLRANINQNRRGQICVRTSSSESPFMLASILYAAVAICRKLFCGTDK